A stretch of Ischnura elegans chromosome 4, ioIscEleg1.1, whole genome shotgun sequence DNA encodes these proteins:
- the LOC124158064 gene encoding putative nuclease HARBI1, with amino-acid sequence MTEFIVGMAPMIIKDPTDRDKNETKEHFFNRKGFPDIIGLIDGSHIRIDKPDEDPESYINRKKYFSIQLQAVVNEKGKFIDVFTGYPGSVHDARVFRNSPIYPELPNLCQGQGYLLGDSAYPCSPNLITPFRDNGHLTRAQRNFNTVHSSCRITVEHTFGWLKQRFRQLYHLKTRNLVEIVRIIHACCVLHNVADMDDLEGFEEPLPEDYPDRDAEEINGPEGIVDNLGDPIDADGGKILRNEICRQLAMRGANL; translated from the exons ATGACAGAGTTTATAGTGGGAATGGCTCCCATGATAATTAAGGATCCCACAGAcagagataaaaatgaaacaaaggagCATTTTTTTAACAGGAAAGGATTCCCTGACATAATTG GTTTGATTGATGGATCCCATATAAGGATAGATAAACCAGATGAAGACCCAGAGTCTTatatcaatagaaaaaaatacttttcaattcaGCTCCAGGCAGTAGTAAATGAGAAGGGGAAATTTATTGATGTGTTCACAGGGTATCCTGGATCTGTGCACGATGCCAGAGTGTTTAGAAATAGCCCAATTTACCCTGAACTTCCCAATTTATGTCAAG GTCAGGGTTACTTGCTTGGAGACAGTGCATACCCTTGCTCTCCAAACTTAATAACCCCATTTAGGGATAATGGGCACCTAACAAGAGCACAGAGAAACTTTAATACTGTGCACAGTAGCTGCCGTATCACTGTGGAGCACACTTTTGGGTGGTTGAAACAAAGGTTCCGTCAGCTATACCACCTCAAGACAAGAAATCTTGTTGAGATCGTTAGAATCATCCATGCCTGTTGTGTTCTCCATAATGTTGCAGACATGGATGATTTGGAGGGGTTTGAGGAACCCCTGCCTGAGGATTACCCTGACAGAGATGCTGAAGAAATTAACGGTCCTGAAGGAATTGTTGATAATCTGGGAGACCCTATCGATGCCGATGGGGGAAAAATTCTACGAAATGAAATTTGTAGGCAACTGGCTATGAGAGGGGCCAATTTGTAG
- the LOC124158063 gene encoding uncharacterized protein LOC124158063 produces MPSDIHDHICDNQEFMMVDIGNNQQVKLILPHKPAPNTPPQEDTANQQQFSWDDAATKLFFEAYFNFKGKYGKKMIIQKRLYEAIASEMQKHGYAISAVQVCYKYKSLERAFKLHVTCNKTGRGRKILNYETEMTEIFGKKHKIVPKVVSGRHGLTIGNTSGVLPNVETHESESVDPRPSTSSAGLEEVYLPEGQSSASQKEPVAKNKVTKRDGKMAMALEAVKEEVARQSLLLEKKMEQDKAILEEIRSANEINAQSNTLKEEANAQRARRNELLSEQIVLLKELLNRE; encoded by the exons ATGCCTTCGGATATTCATGACCATATTTGTGATAACCAAGAGTTTATGATGGTCGATATTGGAAATAATCAGCAAGTGAAACTGATTCTCCCTCACAAACCAGCTCCAAATACCCCACCCCAAGAGGACACTGCTAACCAGCAGCAGTTTTCCTGGGATGATGCAGccacaaaacttttttttgaggcttattttaattttaagggaaaatatgggaagaaaatgataattcaaaaaaggctatatGAAGCTATAGCATCAGAAATGCAGAAGCATGGCTATGCCATTTCTGCAGTGCAAGTATGCTACAAATACAAGTCCCTGGAGAGGGCATTTAAGTTACATGTGACTTGCAATAAAACTGGTAGAGGTCGCAAGATACTAAATTATGAAAc GGAAATGACagaaatatttgggaaaaaacataaaattgttCCCAAGGTGGTGTCTGGCCGACATGGATTGACCATAGGAAACACTAGTGGTGTCTTGCCAAA TGTTGAAACTCATGAAAGTGAAAGTGTCGACCCCAGGCCATCCACATCATCAGCAGGGCTTGAGGAAGTATATCTCCCAGAAGGTCAATCCTCAGCTAGCCAGAAAGAGCCTGTGGCTAAAAATAAAGTCACTAAGCGGGATGGGAAAATGGCAATGGCACTTGAAGCTGTGAAAGAGGAAGTCGCTAGGCAGTCTTTACTCTTAGAAAAGAAAATGGAGCAAGATAAGGCCATTCTAGAAGAGATTAGAAGTGCCAATGAAATTAATGCCCAAAGTAATACTCTGAAAGAGGAGGCTAATGCTCAAAGAGCTAGAAGGAATGAACTCCTGAGTGAGCAAATTGTTCTGCTGAAAGAGCTCCTTAATagggaataa